A genomic segment from Deinococcus sp. YIM 77859 encodes:
- a CDS encoding fimbrial assembly protein, translating into MVEINLLPHTERRSTRPNAWRYATAAVLGLTAAAILVPELSVGGELRRLRTEQDRLQGEIVALTPAKQEYDRLLATQRTLEEVTKVAGELRDRKTYWTNDVAAFAAQLPGAGSVAITSMSVKPLDPSALASLQQSGIYTGKNVVREIDLSGTARSQQSVVNFLNTFENSPNFAVNFRSLEREGETGRYTFAASVGLVGSAATTDTAGAQPGVGAAAGGADVQ; encoded by the coding sequence ATGGTTGAGATCAACCTGCTGCCGCACACCGAGCGCCGCAGCACGCGCCCGAACGCCTGGCGATACGCGACCGCCGCCGTCTTGGGCCTCACCGCCGCAGCCATCCTGGTGCCTGAACTGTCGGTTGGCGGCGAACTGCGGCGGCTGCGCACCGAGCAGGACCGGTTGCAGGGCGAGATCGTTGCCCTGACCCCCGCCAAGCAGGAATACGACCGTCTGCTGGCCACCCAGCGCACGCTGGAGGAGGTCACGAAGGTGGCCGGAGAGCTGCGGGACCGCAAGACGTACTGGACGAACGACGTGGCTGCCTTCGCCGCGCAGCTTCCGGGCGCAGGCAGCGTGGCGATCACGTCCATGAGCGTGAAACCACTCGATCCCAGCGCGCTCGCCAGCCTGCAACAAAGCGGCATCTACACCGGGAAAAACGTGGTGCGTGAGATCGACCTCTCGGGCACTGCTCGCAGCCAGCAGTCGGTCGTCAACTTCCTGAACACCTTCGAAAACAGCCCCAACTTCGCCGTCAATTTCCGCAGCCTGGAGCGCGAGGGCGAGACAGGCCGCTATACCTTTGCCGCGTCTGTGGGTCTGGTGGGTTCAGCAGCCACGACGGACACGGCCGGTGCTCAGCCCGGTGTAGGGGCGGCGGCAGGAGGTGCCGATGTCCAGTAA
- a CDS encoding secretin N-terminal domain-containing protein, producing MKRYVLLLTAALGMAAAQTTPVPATPQTPEAATPAPSRFVDPQLSPVPVSVNTGSYRGPLSVLLAAVAKSAGYEVVFNFNVDALALIEGRLSTTSSTTTSTETDTRTSTVTATGGGSYASPTGRPQELSAKPIAYNFVRKPFNEVWPLLMDIYELQYSVVRVGNSQVLRIGQRPAQLAVPLSHINAQYAHQRALEFFGERIYTELPIRDSNGTIVDKVRQFDGYALTGTLKIVPDTENNRLIVGGTTEETAKVRSFISTIDVPKAAVPAIPQSQVIYTVKGSPVEAINLLKARYPNLNLTQYGSSPQIILSGVKSEVDAALALLAQVDRPAPPEPATTQRLYTVKGVQADVAALLAAQYPSLKVTPVGQTGQLVITGPQTQLDAALALLAQVDRPVAAVPKTVQRVFQLVNASAEEVKATLEGTLARDLTGDSDPQKLVNVPVNATDANGNAVTVTVPTAGTSAAQPEGQSAQQSAQAATDASGATIIADKRTNTLIVRGTPEQVTQIAELVPQLDQVVPQINVQVRIQEITETAARSLGLDWKVNFGGFNVSVGGSGLGATFDPTRSLVGFNIFPTLQALENQGFTKRVYDGNISMQSGQRSLGTGTNSQNASANAAASIKSGGRLEINIPSSSGNIEKQIDYGLNLDFFDPQVAPDGTITLRVRGQVSNIAGQLPTTGLPNLLNFTNSEAQSTVTFKSGQTVLMSGLLGVAESRTNDGVPFLSSLPVIGAAFGQQTTRREQSQLLVIITGSVVK from the coding sequence GTGAAGAGATACGTCCTCCTGCTGACCGCCGCGCTCGGTATGGCCGCTGCGCAGACCACCCCCGTTCCCGCCACGCCGCAGACGCCGGAGGCCGCCACACCTGCCCCGAGCCGCTTCGTGGACCCGCAGCTGAGCCCCGTCCCGGTCTCCGTCAACACCGGAAGCTACCGGGGTCCCCTGTCCGTATTGCTCGCGGCCGTGGCCAAGAGCGCAGGGTACGAGGTGGTGTTTAACTTCAATGTCGACGCCCTCGCGCTGATCGAAGGCCGCCTCTCCACCACGTCTTCCACCACCACGAGCACGGAGACGGACACCCGCACGTCAACCGTCACGGCGACAGGCGGCGGCAGCTACGCCTCGCCCACGGGCCGCCCCCAGGAACTCAGCGCCAAGCCCATCGCGTACAACTTCGTCAGGAAGCCCTTCAACGAGGTCTGGCCGCTCCTGATGGATATCTACGAGCTGCAGTACAGCGTGGTCCGCGTCGGCAACAGCCAGGTTCTGCGCATCGGCCAGCGGCCCGCGCAACTCGCGGTACCCCTCAGCCACATCAACGCCCAGTACGCTCACCAGAGGGCGCTGGAGTTTTTCGGAGAACGCATCTACACAGAATTGCCCATCCGGGATTCTAACGGGACGATCGTTGACAAGGTTCGGCAGTTCGACGGCTACGCCCTTACAGGAACGCTGAAGATTGTCCCGGACACCGAGAACAATCGTCTGATTGTTGGCGGTACCACCGAAGAGACGGCAAAGGTTCGCAGCTTTATTTCTACCATTGACGTTCCCAAGGCAGCGGTACCGGCCATTCCACAAAGCCAGGTGATCTATACCGTCAAGGGAAGTCCGGTCGAGGCCATCAACCTGCTCAAGGCACGTTATCCGAACCTCAACCTGACACAGTACGGTTCGTCGCCGCAGATCATCCTCAGCGGCGTCAAGAGTGAAGTGGATGCGGCCCTGGCTCTCCTCGCCCAGGTGGACCGTCCCGCACCGCCGGAACCCGCGACCACACAACGCCTCTACACGGTCAAGGGGGTACAGGCGGATGTGGCGGCCCTGCTCGCCGCCCAGTACCCTAGCCTCAAGGTCACGCCCGTCGGACAGACCGGGCAGCTGGTCATCACCGGCCCGCAGACGCAGCTCGACGCGGCCCTGGCTCTCCTCGCCCAGGTGGACCGTCCGGTAGCAGCCGTGCCCAAGACCGTGCAGCGCGTCTTCCAACTGGTGAATGCGAGTGCTGAGGAGGTCAAGGCAACGCTTGAGGGGACGCTGGCGCGTGACCTGACGGGGGACAGCGACCCGCAGAAACTGGTCAACGTGCCGGTGAACGCGACCGACGCGAACGGAAACGCAGTCACGGTCACCGTGCCGACGGCAGGAACAAGTGCCGCACAGCCGGAAGGGCAGAGCGCACAACAGTCCGCCCAAGCGGCGACCGACGCCAGCGGCGCGACGATCATCGCGGACAAGCGCACGAACACGCTGATTGTGCGCGGTACCCCCGAGCAGGTCACGCAGATCGCCGAACTGGTCCCCCAACTCGACCAGGTGGTGCCGCAGATCAACGTGCAGGTCCGCATTCAGGAGATCACCGAGACGGCCGCGCGCAGCCTGGGGCTGGACTGGAAGGTGAACTTCGGCGGCTTCAACGTGAGCGTGGGGGGCAGCGGGTTGGGCGCCACCTTTGACCCCACACGCTCGCTGGTGGGCTTCAACATCTTCCCCACCCTTCAGGCGCTGGAGAATCAGGGCTTCACCAAGCGCGTGTACGACGGCAACATCTCCATGCAGAGCGGGCAGCGGTCGCTGGGCACCGGCACGAACTCACAAAATGCCTCGGCCAACGCCGCGGCGAGCATCAAAAGCGGCGGGCGGCTGGAGATCAACATTCCGTCCAGCAGCGGCAACATCGAGAAGCAGATCGACTACGGCCTCAACCTGGACTTCTTCGATCCGCAGGTGGCACCGGACGGCACCATCACGCTGCGGGTGCGCGGGCAGGTGAGCAATATCGCCGGGCAATTGCCGACCACTGGCCTGCCCAACCTGCTGAACTTCACCAACTCCGAAGCCCAAAGCACCGTGACGTTCAAGAGCGGACAGACGGTCCTTATGAGCGGCCTGCTGGGCGTGGCGGAATCGCGCACGAACGACGGCGTGCCCTTCCTGAGTAGCCTCCCGGTGATCGGCGCGGCCTTTGGCCAGCAGACGACGCGCCGAGAGCAGAGCCAGCTGCTTGTGATCATCACCGGCTCCGTGGTGAAGTAG
- a CDS encoding DAK2 domain-containing protein, with translation MLRVATDWLGVYREQVNALNVYPVPDGDTGTNMHLTMQSVRRELDTCDEQSMPSVARAISYGALLGARGNSGVILSQLLKGFAEAIRDKAEIGPEALAAAFRAAQKAGYGAVMKPVEGTILTVARGVADGANGPRERDTVDAVLEQALFEGQRLLDQTPEMLPALKQAGVIDSGGQGYLYVVQGMLAALRGEALPEAPSVTSYAQEQFETEEFGYCTEFLMSDATKPIEEIRALVSPFGDSLLVVGAEGYVKGHIHTNEPDALLATVGRYGRMLKTKVEDMSEQHTEILGMAGAAARAEEEVPPAGLVAVASGYGLVKLFRSLGARIVSGGQTANPSVQDIVDAVRSVSAEKVLILPNNKNVLMAAEKATELLEGRAVVVPTRTLGQGIGAALAFQPDADAESLKAEMEAAAARVTTFEVTRASRTTTVTTKEGTTLEIAEGDVIGLKDDELVQAGGTPEGSVLEMLNRSYAGQEIVTVFGGPQKTQEDLDALAARIAKEFPMVEVEAHLGGPDLYDYLVTLE, from the coding sequence ATGCTGCGGGTGGCGACCGACTGGCTGGGGGTGTACCGCGAACAGGTCAACGCGCTGAACGTCTACCCGGTGCCCGACGGCGACACCGGCACGAATATGCACCTCACCATGCAGTCGGTGCGGCGCGAGCTGGACACCTGCGACGAACAGAGCATGCCGTCGGTTGCGCGCGCGATCAGCTACGGGGCGCTGCTGGGCGCACGCGGCAACAGCGGCGTGATCCTCTCGCAGCTGCTCAAGGGCTTTGCCGAAGCCATTCGCGACAAGGCGGAGATCGGCCCCGAGGCGCTGGCCGCGGCCTTTCGCGCGGCCCAAAAGGCCGGCTACGGCGCCGTCATGAAGCCGGTAGAGGGCACCATCCTCACGGTCGCGCGGGGCGTAGCGGACGGCGCGAATGGCCCGCGCGAGCGCGACACGGTGGACGCCGTACTGGAACAGGCCCTCTTCGAGGGGCAGCGGCTTCTGGACCAGACCCCCGAGATGCTCCCGGCCCTCAAGCAGGCGGGGGTGATCGACTCGGGCGGGCAGGGCTACCTGTACGTGGTGCAGGGGATGCTCGCGGCGCTGCGCGGGGAGGCGCTGCCCGAGGCACCGTCCGTCACGAGCTACGCGCAGGAGCAGTTTGAAACCGAGGAATTCGGCTACTGCACCGAGTTTTTGATGTCGGACGCCACCAAGCCCATCGAGGAGATCCGCGCGCTGGTCAGCCCCTTTGGGGACAGCCTGCTCGTGGTTGGCGCCGAGGGCTACGTGAAGGGCCACATCCACACCAACGAACCTGACGCGCTGCTGGCAACGGTGGGCCGCTACGGGCGAATGCTCAAGACCAAGGTCGAAGACATGTCCGAGCAGCACACCGAGATTCTGGGCATGGCGGGCGCGGCGGCACGGGCCGAGGAGGAGGTGCCGCCCGCGGGCCTGGTCGCGGTGGCCAGCGGCTACGGGCTGGTCAAGCTCTTTCGTTCGCTGGGGGCCCGCATTGTGTCGGGCGGGCAAACGGCCAATCCCAGCGTTCAGGACATCGTGGACGCGGTGCGCTCAGTCAGCGCTGAAAAGGTCCTGATTCTGCCCAACAACAAAAACGTGCTGATGGCCGCCGAAAAGGCGACCGAGCTGCTCGAGGGCCGCGCGGTGGTCGTGCCCACCCGCACGCTGGGGCAGGGCATTGGCGCGGCCCTCGCCTTTCAGCCTGACGCCGACGCGGAGAGCCTGAAGGCCGAGATGGAGGCGGCCGCCGCCCGCGTGACCACCTTTGAAGTCACCCGCGCCAGCCGCACGACGACGGTCACCACCAAGGAGGGGACCACCCTGGAGATTGCCGAGGGCGACGTGATCGGCCTCAAGGACGACGAACTCGTGCAGGCGGGCGGCACGCCCGAGGGCAGCGTGCTGGAGATGCTGAACCGCAGCTACGCGGGCCAGGAGATCGTCACGGTGTTCGGCGGACCCCAAAAGACGCAGGAGGATCTGGACGCCCTCGCTGCGCGCATCGCCAAAGAGTTCCCGATGGTGGAGGTCGAGGCCCACCTGGGGGGACCGGACCTGTACGACTATCTGGTCACGCTCGAGTAG
- a CDS encoding MDR family MFS transporter produces MTVSTPSLPQTSWSDQEKRITLIGLLVVFLLAALSQTVVGTAMPRIIEDLHGFNLYSWVTTAYLLSSTVMVPIYGKLSDLYGRKPVLVFGIVVFLLGSALSGLAGEAFLGDFLGGGMNQLIAFRAVAGFGGAALFTIAFTILADMFPPAERARFGGLFGAVFGLASVIGPAVGGFLTDQLSWRWTFYVNLPLGLLALFLILAKMPRLTHRSGGKIDFPGAALILAMTVPLLLALTWGGVTYPWDSARILTLFAVSAVSLIAFLLVEARTKDAIIPLTLFRVPMFSLGNLASFIMGMAFMGAILFLPLFMQMVLGVSPTKSGFSMLPLMGGLILSSIGVGQIVARTGRYKPWMIGGGLLLMLGIYLLTQITAHTTLADLGWRMFVVGLGLGPAQSLFTLAIQNAVPLSQMGIATSSSQFFRQIGSTIGAAVFGTLLLNNLHAELPRHLPQVPGMTLNASNFDIGTLRASSSGGGNPAEQKIQEAFAAQYAQIARALNGDRAAAQALAANPALPAELKALVTGGGLQAQVHQKLTAQATQIANVLKNGEAGRQALLHSSQTPEALKAQLRALPAQALATPQAAQATAQRVQQALLAQEPALVKQATQSTLSQLKTRLNEQAKTLAAQLSTGLKEGFTAAMTKMFGTSIWIVLAGFLVTLFVPVLPLRSQAVPVRSGPATEAQLGD; encoded by the coding sequence ATGACTGTCTCCACACCGTCCCTTCCCCAAACCAGCTGGAGTGACCAGGAAAAACGCATCACCCTGATCGGCCTGTTGGTCGTCTTTCTGCTCGCCGCGCTCAGCCAGACCGTCGTGGGCACGGCCATGCCTCGCATCATCGAGGACCTGCACGGCTTCAACCTGTACTCCTGGGTCACCACCGCCTACCTGCTTTCCAGCACGGTGATGGTGCCCATCTACGGCAAGCTCTCGGACCTGTATGGCCGCAAGCCCGTCCTGGTGTTCGGCATCGTGGTGTTTCTGTTGGGCTCGGCCCTCAGCGGCCTCGCGGGCGAGGCGTTTCTAGGTGACTTTCTGGGCGGCGGCATGAACCAGCTCATCGCCTTCCGGGCGGTCGCGGGCTTCGGCGGCGCAGCGCTCTTTACCATCGCCTTTACCATTCTGGCCGACATGTTTCCTCCCGCCGAGCGGGCCCGGTTCGGCGGCCTCTTCGGCGCGGTCTTCGGCCTCGCCAGCGTGATTGGCCCCGCGGTGGGCGGCTTTCTGACCGACCAGCTCTCCTGGCGCTGGACCTTCTACGTGAACCTGCCGCTGGGGCTCTTGGCCCTCTTTCTCATCCTGGCGAAGATGCCCCGGCTCACCCACCGCTCGGGCGGAAAGATCGACTTTCCCGGGGCGGCGCTGATCTTGGCCATGACCGTTCCGCTGCTGCTGGCCCTCACCTGGGGCGGCGTGACCTATCCCTGGGACAGCGCACGCATTCTGACCCTGTTCGCCGTGAGCGCGGTCAGCCTGATCGCCTTTCTGCTTGTCGAGGCTCGCACCAAGGACGCCATCATTCCCCTCACCCTCTTTCGCGTGCCCATGTTCTCGCTGGGCAACCTGGCCTCCTTCATCATGGGGATGGCCTTTATGGGCGCGATCCTGTTCCTGCCCCTCTTTATGCAGATGGTGCTGGGCGTCTCGCCCACCAAGAGCGGCTTTTCCATGCTGCCGCTGATGGGCGGCCTGATCCTGTCCAGCATCGGCGTCGGGCAGATCGTCGCCCGAACCGGCCGGTACAAGCCCTGGATGATCGGCGGCGGCCTCCTGCTGATGCTGGGGATCTACCTCCTCACGCAGATCACCGCCCATACCACCCTGGCGGACCTCGGCTGGCGCATGTTCGTCGTGGGCCTGGGCCTAGGGCCTGCCCAGAGCCTCTTTACGCTCGCCATTCAGAACGCCGTGCCGCTGAGCCAGATGGGCATTGCCACCTCGAGCTCACAGTTTTTCCGGCAGATCGGCTCGACGATCGGCGCAGCGGTTTTCGGCACCCTGCTTCTGAATAACCTGCACGCAGAACTTCCCCGGCACCTGCCGCAGGTGCCCGGTATGACGCTGAACGCCAGCAACTTCGACATCGGCACCCTGCGGGCGAGCAGCAGCGGGGGCGGCAACCCCGCCGAGCAGAAGATCCAGGAAGCCTTTGCCGCTCAGTACGCGCAGATTGCCCGGGCGCTCAACGGTGACCGGGCCGCCGCGCAGGCCCTGGCCGCCAACCCTGCCCTGCCTGCCGAGCTCAAGGCGCTTGTCACGGGGGGCGGCCTCCAGGCCCAGGTGCATCAGAAGCTGACGGCGCAGGCCACCCAGATCGCCAATGTGCTGAAAAACGGCGAGGCGGGCCGCCAGGCGCTCCTGCACAGCAGCCAGACGCCCGAAGCCCTCAAGGCACAACTCCGGGCCCTGCCCGCGCAGGCCTTGGCTACGCCGCAAGCTGCACAGGCCACCGCCCAGCGCGTGCAGCAGGCTCTCTTGGCCCAGGAGCCCGCGCTGGTGAAGCAGGCCACGCAAAGCACCTTGAGCCAGCTCAAGACCCGCCTGAACGAGCAGGCAAAGACGCTGGCCGCGCAGCTCTCCACCGGCCTGAAAGAAGGCTTTACCGCCGCCATGACCAAGATGTTCGGCACCAGCATCTGGATCGTCCTCGCTGGCTTCCTGGTCACGCTGTTCGTCCCGGTTCTGCCCCTGCGGAGCCAGGCTGTCCCCGTGCGCAGCGGTCCGGCGACCGAGGCCCAGCTGGGCGACTAG
- the murF gene encoding UDP-N-acetylmuramoyl-tripeptide--D-alanyl-D-alanine ligase yields the protein MLDPHASLPFPATVHPQARPAARLTWDSRQASPQVAFVALPGEKTHGNRFVEAALAAGAPFVLTDLDVPGAVRVPDAREALLAWARAERARNPLVVGITGSVGKTTAKSYAAAALNAAFMPVYNTIPAIACFLIEFGRSGAPLVVEMGIDRPGEMAELVDLVQPDVGVVTSVGAAHLEQLGSVEGVAREKGIILAGRRGLVGTQAAPFYPGVDTYGFGEGVTYAGEGLDVTPAGAQFTFRGVPVTLPLASRVQAEAAVLGLALALEAGMPLPEAARRLAGVQVPGGRYQVHPGRFTVIDDAYNASPLAVTAALDALATFPGRRISVLGRMLELGTTERELHAQVGAHARQKADLTYGVGAFAAELGERAYRTVPELLADLLTEIRNGDVVLVKASRGISWTPERRAQEGVGLDVVVEALLRVRDGEKAPR from the coding sequence ATGCTTGACCCCCACGCGTCCCTCCCCTTTCCCGCCACCGTTCACCCGCAGGCCCGGCCCGCGGCCCGCCTGACCTGGGATTCCCGGCAGGCTTCGCCCCAGGTCGCGTTCGTGGCCCTGCCCGGCGAGAAGACGCACGGCAACCGCTTCGTGGAGGCGGCGCTGGCGGCGGGAGCCCCCTTCGTGCTGACCGACCTCGACGTTCCGGGGGCAGTACGAGTGCCCGACGCGCGAGAAGCCCTCCTGGCCTGGGCCCGCGCCGAACGCGCGCGGAACCCCCTGGTGGTGGGCATCACCGGCAGCGTGGGCAAGACGACCGCCAAGAGCTACGCGGCAGCGGCGCTGAACGCGGCCTTTATGCCCGTCTACAACACCATCCCCGCCATCGCCTGCTTTCTGATCGAGTTCGGGAGAAGCGGCGCTCCCCTGGTGGTCGAGATGGGGATTGACCGCCCCGGCGAGATGGCCGAACTTGTGGACCTTGTGCAGCCCGACGTGGGGGTTGTCACCAGCGTGGGCGCCGCGCACCTGGAACAGCTTGGCAGCGTGGAGGGCGTGGCGCGTGAAAAGGGCATCATTCTGGCCGGACGGCGCGGGCTGGTGGGCACCCAGGCGGCTCCCTTCTATCCCGGTGTGGACACCTACGGGTTTGGCGAGGGCGTGACCTACGCGGGCGAGGGCCTAGACGTCACCCCGGCGGGCGCGCAGTTTACCTTTCGGGGCGTGCCCGTCACACTGCCGCTGGCCTCGCGGGTCCAGGCCGAAGCCGCGGTGCTGGGCCTCGCGCTCGCCCTGGAGGCGGGGATGCCCCTGCCGGAGGCGGCGAGGCGGCTTGCGGGCGTACAGGTACCGGGGGGCCGCTACCAGGTTCATCCGGGCCGCTTCACCGTGATCGACGACGCCTACAACGCCTCTCCGCTCGCGGTGACGGCGGCGCTGGACGCCCTCGCCACCTTTCCGGGCCGCCGCATCAGCGTGCTGGGGCGGATGCTGGAACTGGGCACGACCGAACGCGAGCTGCACGCCCAGGTGGGAGCCCATGCCCGTCAGAAGGCCGACCTCACCTACGGGGTGGGGGCCTTTGCCGCCGAGCTCGGCGAGCGGGCCTACCGCACGGTGCCCGAACTGCTCGCAGACCTGCTCACGGAGATTCGGAACGGTGACGTGGTGCTCGTCAAGGCCAGCCGGGGCATCTCGTGGACGCCCGAGAGGCGCGCGCAGGAGGGCGTGGGGCTAGACGTGGTGGTAGAGGCGCTGCTGCGGGTGCGGGACGGCGAAAAGGCCCCCCGGTAG
- the pilM gene encoding type IV pilus assembly protein PilM gives MSTLFQRLSKPRPSAIGVEIGTSAIKVVALRPGTPAVLQHAVMVPTPIGSMRDGLVIEPQAVAHELKSLLAEHRISARYAVTAVPNQAAVTRNIMVPRLDRQDLQEAIKWEAERYIPYPIEEVNLDFDLLDDPAAVPEDGQLEAVLAAAPSEAVARQVEVLRLADLEPVVVDLKSFAALRALRGNLLGEHLNKTTLAGLNYTEAGEVALVLEIGASSSVISLVRGDRLLMARNIGVAADDFTTALQKAFDLDFSAAEEVKLACGSAVTPGQNEDTPLRLGAHEQYSPARVFEVIRPVLADLITEIRRSLEFYRVQSGDVVIDRTFIAGGGAKLRGLASAISSALGFRVEVGNPWLTVQTDAANVDTGYLQANAPEFTVPLGLALRGVPHG, from the coding sequence ATGTCGACCCTGTTTCAACGCCTAAGCAAGCCGCGCCCGAGTGCCATCGGCGTGGAAATCGGCACGAGCGCCATCAAGGTGGTGGCGCTGCGCCCGGGCACGCCGGCGGTGCTTCAGCATGCCGTGATGGTGCCCACGCCCATCGGCAGCATGCGCGACGGGCTGGTGATCGAGCCGCAGGCGGTCGCCCACGAGCTCAAAAGCCTGCTGGCCGAGCACCGCATCTCGGCCCGCTATGCCGTCACCGCCGTGCCCAACCAGGCCGCCGTTACGCGCAACATCATGGTGCCGCGGCTAGACCGCCAGGATCTCCAAGAAGCCATCAAGTGGGAGGCGGAGCGCTACATCCCCTACCCCATCGAAGAGGTGAACCTGGATTTTGACCTGCTCGACGACCCCGCCGCCGTCCCAGAAGACGGGCAGCTGGAGGCGGTGCTTGCCGCCGCACCCAGCGAGGCGGTGGCTCGGCAGGTCGAGGTGCTGCGCCTGGCCGACCTAGAACCCGTCGTGGTGGATCTCAAGAGTTTTGCAGCGCTGCGCGCCCTGCGCGGGAACCTGCTCGGTGAACACCTCAACAAGACCACCCTGGCGGGCCTGAACTACACGGAGGCAGGTGAGGTGGCGCTTGTGCTGGAGATCGGCGCAAGCAGCAGCGTGATCAGCCTGGTGCGTGGCGACCGGCTGCTGATGGCCCGCAACATTGGGGTGGCGGCCGACGACTTCACCACCGCGCTGCAAAAAGCCTTTGATCTGGACTTCAGCGCCGCTGAGGAGGTTAAACTCGCCTGCGGAAGCGCCGTTACGCCCGGACAGAACGAGGACACGCCGCTGCGCCTGGGCGCGCACGAGCAGTACAGCCCGGCGCGCGTCTTCGAGGTGATTCGCCCGGTGCTCGCCGACCTGATCACCGAGATTCGCCGCTCGCTGGAGTTCTACCGGGTACAGTCCGGGGACGTGGTGATCGACCGGACCTTTATCGCGGGAGGCGGCGCGAAGCTGCGGGGCCTGGCGAGCGCGATCAGCAGCGCCCTGGGCTTCCGGGTCGAGGTCGGCAATCCCTGGCTGACCGTGCAGACCGACGCGGCCAACGTGGATACCGGCTACCTCCAGGCCAATGCACCGGAATTCACGGTGCCGCTGGGTCTGGCGCTACGGGGGGTACCGCATGGTTGA
- the pilO gene encoding type 4a pilus biogenesis protein PilO — protein MSSKVAPRPLFLLVVAACLLLLLLWYFLRFQPRQQEISLLKGELETTRLNAERHRAAQRELPELRVAVARLQVERDQFLRALPATAQFGVVLDEVRRNISAAGAELTTFTVQNGTASGLPGGVRPINLNLGVSGQFAEVFRALRSLETMNRFTTVSGLNLQLPQASTFNPTLEGTLNLTVYTFDEQQASAGTAPAAPAAPPAAPTGGAQ, from the coding sequence ATGTCCAGTAAAGTCGCCCCACGGCCGCTGTTTCTGCTTGTCGTTGCCGCCTGCTTGCTGCTTCTGCTGCTGTGGTACTTCCTGCGCTTTCAACCGCGCCAGCAGGAAATCTCACTGCTGAAGGGCGAACTCGAAACCACCCGGCTGAACGCCGAACGTCACCGCGCCGCTCAGCGCGAGCTGCCGGAATTGCGCGTGGCCGTAGCCCGGCTTCAGGTGGAACGGGACCAGTTCCTGCGGGCGCTGCCGGCCACCGCACAGTTCGGCGTGGTCCTCGACGAGGTGCGGCGCAACATCAGCGCGGCAGGAGCCGAACTCACCACCTTCACCGTGCAAAACGGCACGGCCAGCGGCCTGCCCGGCGGCGTGCGGCCCATCAACCTCAACCTGGGCGTGAGCGGTCAGTTCGCCGAAGTGTTCCGCGCCCTGCGGTCCCTGGAAACCATGAACCGCTTCACGACCGTCAGCGGCCTGAACCTGCAGCTGCCGCAGGCAAGCACCTTTAACCCCACGCTGGAGGGCACCCTGAACCTCACCGTCTACACCTTTGACGAGCAGCAGGCGAGCGCGGGCACCGCCCCCGCAGCACCGGCGGCACCGCCCGCCGCGCCCACGGGAGGTGCCCAGTGA
- a CDS encoding Asp23/Gls24 family envelope stress response protein yields MTGSIVISEAALASLIGLTAHEIPGVVGMAPATLKEGLSRVLGRANAREGVVVSREGGEYAADLYVVVAYGVSIPTVARNIKDRVEHVVKTQAGIELKATRVHAVGVQRV; encoded by the coding sequence GTGACTGGCTCCATCGTGATTTCCGAGGCGGCGCTCGCCTCTCTGATCGGCCTGACCGCGCACGAGATCCCCGGCGTGGTCGGGATGGCCCCGGCCACCCTGAAAGAAGGGCTCTCGCGCGTGCTGGGCCGCGCCAACGCCCGTGAAGGGGTGGTCGTCTCACGCGAGGGCGGCGAGTATGCGGCTGACCTGTACGTCGTCGTGGCCTACGGCGTGAGCATCCCGACCGTCGCCCGCAACATCAAAGATCGGGTCGAACACGTCGTGAAGACGCAGGCCGGGATCGAGCTCAAGGCCACCCGTGTCCACGCGGTGGGGGTGCAGCGTGTCTGA